The genomic segment CGGGCCCGCCGATCCACAGGGCCAGTGCTACGCCGGCCAGGTTGCCGGTGCCGACGCGGGCGGCCAGCGATGTCGCCAGTGCCTGGAACGAACTGATGCCGCTTTCACTGCTGCGACTGTCGAACGTGATCCGCACCATGTGAAAGAACAGCCGGAACTGCACGAAGCGCGTGGCAACGGTGAAGATGATGCCGGCGCCGAACAGCAGATAGAACAGAACGTACGACCAGATGAAATCACTGATCGGCGTCATCACGGCATAGACCGCCTGCTCCAGCGTATTGATTAACTCCATCGTTCAAGGCTCCCGGTGCTGGATTCGCTGGGTGAGTAGTCGAGCCGGTCGAAGACGGGCTCGGTAGAGGATGGGCGGCGGGCCATGCACGGCCGTGCAGGCAAAACGGCTGCCTGCGGCGGCCGCGTCGCGTCGATGCCGTAGTCGGCTGTGGACCAGGCGCTTGCGCGATGGCCCGGGCCGATACGCCGATCATCGCCCGGCGTGCCCGTGGCAAGTGAGCCGTGGCGGTACCCTGTACCGCTCACGGCACCCGTGTGCACCGGTGAAAACACCGTGAATACCATACGCCGGCGGGTCCGCCGGTATGACCGCCACGCGGGGGCGTCGGGTTTGCCCGGAATCGTCTGCACGGCGGTCGGTCCCCCATGACCATGGTTGGCTGTGCCACACATCGTTGCTTTTTAAACCCTACGCCGTCGTTTCGACAATCGCCAGTCTGGCGCAACGCGGGGCGGACATGGTCGGGTACAGCCGATGGCCCCCGGCGCATGAAAAAGCCCGCCACGACACAGGCGTCGTGGCGGGCGGAAAGGCCGGGCGCGGCCCCGGGAGTCGGTGGGCCGGATCAGTTGACCGGGCCGCCCTCGCTGTCCTGGCTGCATTCGGCCAGACCGCTGTCGGTCGAGCAACGAATTTTTTTCAGCAGATGCTGCATGCGATGGTTGTACCAGTTCTGATCCCACAGCTGCTGACGCGTGTTTCGGAACATTTCGCGGTAATCGGCATCGCGATCGCCGGAAATATGCACCCAGTACTTATCCGGGATCTCCTGATCAGCCGCTTTCACGCGGCGCAGGGTCGAATCGAACATGTTGTCGAACACCCAGCTGCGCGACTTCTGGCCGAAGCCGTCCGGAAACTTGTCCTGATGCACGATCAGCTGGCCCGAGAGCATGCCGAGTACGAAGTCGGCGATCCCGCCGTTGTTGCCGAGGCCCTTGTAGAGTTCCAGCGCGTTGTAGGCGAACGACGGTGCATAGGCCAGGTCGACGCTGCCGTTGTTGAACATCGGCCCGAACGATGCGATGGACGCACCGACCGGCGATGCGCCTGCCACGTTGGCCAGCGTGGAGGCCTGCTTGTCATAGGACATCACCGCAATCTTCTTGCCGGCGATGGTGTCCAGGCTTTCCAGATAGGACTTGTCACGCGCGAACAGGAATGCCTTGCCCAGCGGTACCACGCCCACGACCTCGTTGCCGTCCTGGACCATGTACTCGGCTGCCTTGGGGCTGGACATCACCTTGATGGCGGTCTTCTCCTGGTCGTAGGTCTGCAGCCCGCCCGCCATGTCCAGCGAACCGGAAAACTTCACGAAGTGAATCGCGCGGATGCCGGTAATGCCGACCATGTCGCACTTACCCGCCTTGAAATCGTTGGCGGCTACCGCCTCATCGGTATAGGCACGCGTGTTGAGCTTGATTCCCCAGCTACGGGCCTGCACGACGTAATCCTGGAACGACTGGTAGATGAAGCCGTTCGCGCCGATCGGATCGTAGACACACAGTGAACGGGTTTCGGTCTGGGCGGCGGCGGGCTGCAGCGCGCCGCCCAGCAGCACGGCCGCACCGACGGCGAGCGGTCCCAGATACGAGGTGAGTAGATTTCGGGTCGACATGGGTTTTCCTCCTTGTGATTCGTTCTGCGTGCCCGGCTCGCGGCGGGCCGGCACCCAAGCTAGAACAGGTGCATGAAGATCAGCGGCACGAACGCGACCAGCAGCAACGAACTGGCCAGTACGGTGATCGGCAGCAGCAATGCCTCGTGGCGACGCCAGAAGCTCGGATCGTCGGCCACCTCGGCCTTGGCCAGCTGAATTTCGGCATCGCCGACCACCTGGCGTGTGAGCAACTGGTTGAGCGCCACAGGCGGGCTGAGATAACCGAGCTCGAAGGCCACCAGCACCATCATCCAGAAATGCACCGGATCGATGCCGTTGTCGTAGGCCACCGGTGCGAGCGTCGCGCTGACCAGGATGATCGCTCCGTACGGATCCATGATCATGCCGATGATCACCAGCATCACCACCAGAATAGCGGTGGCATACCAGACGTTGCCGAAGTGGTCCGGGAACAGTTCCATCACGCCGGAGCGCTCCATGACGCCGCCGAAGACGATCGACATGACCATCAGCGACAGCAACGCGCCCAGAAGCACGGCCGACTCGGCGGTCGATGCACGCAGTGCATTCCAGAAGCCTGCTGGTTCGTGGGCCGGCGCACGCGCCTCGCCGCGATCGGCCTTGTAGATGGCCGCAGCGTAGAGACGACGTGCACGCCATCGATCATAGGCCAGCAACGCCAGCATCATCAGCGGCAGGATCACCGGCGCCGAGAACTCGTTGAAGCTCTGGCCGAGCAGGTGCGAATAGATCATCACCACAGCGACCGCAATCACGATATAGGGCAGCGTCGGCCCGATCGCCCGCCGGAAAGCGGGTAACGCATCGTCTGGCGTCGCCAGGTAGGGTCGGCTCTTGCGGGTGAGATAGACAAAGCCCGTGAAGATGATTGCGGTCAGCAGGAACACGTACACGCCCCAGCCGTAGAGCTGATCGGTGGTCACCTGCCGATTCAGTGCGGCGATGATCACCACCATCAGACACGGGTTGAGCACGACGCCCATGCTGCCCGACATGGCCGTCGAGGCGATCGCGAGCTGGCGATAGGTGCCGGCGATACGCAGTTCCTGGTAGATCACCGCGCCAATTGCCAGCACGAAGATCCCGGATGCCCCGGTATAGGCGGTGGGCCAGGCAGAGGCCAGCACCACGAGAATCACGA from the Salinisphaera sp. T31B1 genome contains:
- a CDS encoding putative solute-binding protein is translated as MSTRNLLTSYLGPLAVGAAVLLGGALQPAAAQTETRSLCVYDPIGANGFIYQSFQDYVVQARSWGIKLNTRAYTDEAVAANDFKAGKCDMVGITGIRAIHFVKFSGSLDMAGGLQTYDQEKTAIKVMSSPKAAEYMVQDGNEVVGVVPLGKAFLFARDKSYLESLDTIAGKKIAVMSYDKQASTLANVAGASPVGASIASFGPMFNNGSVDLAYAPSFAYNALELYKGLGNNGGIADFVLGMLSGQLIVHQDKFPDGFGQKSRSWVFDNMFDSTLRRVKAADQEIPDKYWVHISGDRDADYREMFRNTRQQLWDQNWYNHRMQHLLKKIRCSTDSGLAECSQDSEGGPVN
- a CDS encoding TRAP transporter large permease subunit, which codes for MADTRLDNGPAHADPHAGDVAVEYSQARNWLITAPIAILLLLAIVFGTSAFIHGQLLSLGGTLWDNYNMLRVDMSEPTCDPNMDIDARIANMQGSAAAEDSLFDAGPADPEARRRSLESQLAQCKENYQRYEYNQKWTDTSTLRAFRALELGMGRINQIGQGAQAYILVLLIMFGGFIALVLNEQIALRMPKTRLDIRVSSGAQVAANVAMAISGFVWLRLDGGGDTWLNLAWLIGFVMLAAAAAYRMIRVPEDAPSGGSLAYAPLTIPLYCWLALVSLVYFFVSEGYIAGPAIQLSKMIRFADLYTGIGLFVWVGMMLKHTRIAELLFGLFRSWELRPEFIVILVVLASAWPTAYTGASGIFVLAIGAVIYQELRIAGTYRQLAIASTAMSGSMGVVLNPCLMVVIIAALNRQVTTDQLYGWGVYVFLLTAIIFTGFVYLTRKSRPYLATPDDALPAFRRAIGPTLPYIVIAVAVVMIYSHLLGQSFNEFSAPVILPLMMLALLAYDRWRARRLYAAAIYKADRGEARAPAHEPAGFWNALRASTAESAVLLGALLSLMVMSIVFGGVMERSGVMELFPDHFGNVWYATAILVVMLVIIGMIMDPYGAIILVSATLAPVAYDNGIDPVHFWMMVLVAFELGYLSPPVALNQLLTRQVVGDAEIQLAKAEVADDPSFWRRHEALLLPITVLASSLLLVAFVPLIFMHLF